A stretch of DNA from Xyrauchen texanus isolate HMW12.3.18 chromosome 31, RBS_HiC_50CHRs, whole genome shotgun sequence:
tcaaCAGTTAAATTAGAAGCTAAATGACAACAGTCTGATTTTTGTTTCAaccttttgacagataaaaatactgtatgggggttcagggatGTACCCTGAGAGAAAAGTCTTTAtggaacatttttatattttccttaaaatgagaatctacaaacaaacaatttgcataacaacagtgaagcattaaaataGTGTTTGCTTATTTTAAGTATAGCTCTATATTTATTCCTGCTCTAGAGAGCAGGAATAAAGTGCGTAGCGCTGGACACGCTTTATTTCCGCTTCGCGTGTGCATACATGTATGCTTACACAATCACTCAGCCAGGTGTCAGATAATTAGCACAAAGATTTAGATCTtggtccggatccggaccggaGCACACCTATTGAGAATCCCTGCTGTAGATTGTCTTTGagaataacctttttttttttttaaaaaggtctGTTTTTATCATTAGTAAACATCCACATGAATCTGTTTGAaacctccattttcagtttcctaatgtcatcgcTTTTCAGTGCGTGTTTATGGATAGCGTTTTCGAAAGTCTTGGTGGAAGGAAGCATCGTTCCAGTGTGGATAAGATGCATAAATATATAGCATTTTCATACAAAAACAGATTAGTTTAGAAGTGGCCTTACTTGAAGAGGCTTTTCCaatttgttctacaacatacattacacacagtcatatctCAAACATGAATTATGAAACTTGTCCTTTAAAAACAGTTGATAACAGTTGATAACAAGGACTGGTTGTCCAATGAATTACACTTCATTCGCCAATCATGTAAAGTTGATAAAAAACTGGGgttacttatttaattttttattttttttactttgtcagACCAGGTTACTTGTTTTTCTGCTGAATCTAGCAACTTTGCTGTCGGATTTGCTAACAAATTGACATtatgactgaacagctctattgtgtATGATTCATCGGTCAACATTATAAAGATTTGTCGTTTGTATTCTTTCATCAAAACATAAAAACTTGCCTTCAAAAAAACTTTCCTTTTTTGACTGATATCACAAAGCCCTCTTGTTTTGCAACCACTCCCTTCCAAACACCTGGCTCCATGTTGTTATGGAACATGTATTTttcaccatgtaattaattctgtCTTATTAAATAAAGTACCTTCCTTTTtgtctcattgaatatcctgttcaCTCGAAAATATATCAGAATTCATGAGTAAGATGGATTACAAATAATGTTTCAGTTTGACTTTAATGAACAGGTTCATGTGTATGTTAGGAGACGAAGCCTGGATTTAGAGTAACTATTAGGTATTACCACACACATCATTACCACACACATCATTGGCCagtagccatatcaccctgtagctcaagaccggttgcccactgaagctaagcagtgtTGAGCCTGGTCAGAACCTGGataggagacctcctggggaaaactgctggaagaggtattagggaggccagtgGGGGGTGatcaccctgcagtctgtgtaggtcctaatgcccTAGTATAGTGACgggaacactatactgtaaaaaggcaccgacCTTcgaatgagatgttaaaccgaggtcctgactctctgtggtagTTAAAAATCTCAGGGCGCTCCTTGTAAAGAGTAGgagtgtaaccccggtgtccaggtggatgctgcacactggtggtgtttgaggagagtcccttgttcactgtgtaaagagcTTTAAGTGAAGTAtctgaaaagcgctatataaatgtaacgttcattcatcaTTCACATTAAGTGGAATAATTCTCTGCAGCTCCAAGAGTCCAGAGATGCTGATGTTTATGCATGTGACTTAGTCAAGGGGCCAAATGCAGCAGTCATGCATGAGTAATTCCAACTCTTATATAAACTTGCCTCTACAGGGATTCTTCAAGAGACAGTAGGATGTGTTCAAGTGATAGTCACTATTCCAGAGTAGAGGCACATATGATTTAATCATTgaaggagagaaaaagaaagtgaaaatgaGTGCCCTGAGAAAGGAAGAGAAATTGTTAAAGgaagatttttttaaaggggtTACAGCCTTAAATTCATTTTGGTTTCCTGATTGTATAGTTTGTGGCCAAAATCATGTTTTATATCATGTTTCCACATTAACCCAGTAATAAATGgaatttcaacattttaaatagcCTTACAGTCTTATATTGCAACTTTGGGGTTGCTATAATATATAGAGCAACCCCAATATATAGTTTAATATATCAGTGTTGGTTATTTGTCAAATGAGACAATAATCTAATCTTCTTCTAGAAACAAAAATTATGTAATGGGGATCTTCTAATCATTACATGATGTATTATGTAAGGTTGAATGTGGAAGGTTTTTCTGTGTTGCCTATACTCATCAGATGCTAACCCACATGTGCACAGTTTGTCAGAAGTGATCGTATCATCATATACTCTCTACACCTTCTAGTTTACCATGATGCATTTTTCTATAAGCTGTCTTGTGCTGTTGTCAGAAATTCCACAATTAACACACAGCAATCTGATTCTTCTTGAATGATCCTCAACTAACTTTAGGTGATGTGGTTGGTGAAGCATTGATGACTTCATTTGAATGTACAAAAAATTTACCTCTCGAAGGggagtaaaaattacatttttgcttttggtTATAGTAAGAATGAGAATTACTCCTGAATAACTTTTGTTACTGATTTGAATGtcctgattttttttcttttgtgtgtttcagaggtttattgGTTGTCAACTCTGGTAATTGTGGACGCAGTTACTGGTACTTTGCCACCATGATTCATTTGCGGCTACCGTCCTTCCATTTCTCTTTTGCTCCCTGCCTATCCTCACTTCTCTTCCTGATCTTCCTCTTGGGCCTCACCCATCTCTCTCAAGCCAGTCCCGATGTGTCCCATAGCAGCCCAGGGAACTGCTCAGGGGAGGACAGCTGTTCTGAAGGTGTAGTTTTGCCGGTATGGAATCCCCTGAACCCCTCTGTGGGCGACAAGGTTGCACGTGCCATAGTCTACTTTGTGGCCCTCATTTACATGTTCCTGGGCATGTCTATCATTGCCGACCGGTTCATGTCCTCCATCGAGGTCATTACCTCTCAAGAGAAGGAGATAACAATCAAGAAACCCAATGGCGAAACCACCACAGCGACCATCCGCATCTGGAATGAGACTGTGTCCAACTTGACCCTCATGGCTCTTGGATCTTCAGCTCCTGAGATCCTGTTATCTGTGATTGAGGTGTGTGGGCACAAGTTTGAGGCTGGCCACATGGGGCCGAGTACAATTGTAGGCAGCGCTGCCTTCAACATGTTCATAATCATCGCCATTTGTGTTTACGTAGTTCCAGACGGCGAGGTGCGAAAAATCAAGCACCTGAGGGTTTTCTTTGTGACTGCAGCCTGGAGCATCTTTGCCTACATCTGGCTCTACTTGATCCTGGCCATCATCTCTCCTGGTGTGGTGGAGGTTTGGGAGGCTGTCCTTACCTTCCTCTTCTTTCCACTCTGTGTGGTCCAGGCCTGGATTGCTGACCGTCGGCTGCTCTTTTACAAATATGTCCACAAGCGCTACCGTGCCGACAAGAATCGCGGAATCATCATCGAGACAGAGGGCGATGGTATGTTTACCAAGATGGATATGGAGATGGATGGTCAGGGTGCCAACTCTCACCACAAGGAGGTCCTTGATGGCATGCTGGCTGGAGTAGAGGAAGGAGGAGGTGGTGGAGGTGGAGGAGAAGAAGAGGAGGCCAGAAGGGAAATGGCTCGGACACTGAAGGATCTTAAACAGAGACACCCAGAAAAGGACATGGAGCAGCTGATCGAGATGGCTAACTATCAAGTCCTAGTGCAACAGCAGAAGAGTCGAGCTTTCTACCGCATCCAGGCCACACGCATGATGATCGGAGCGGGGAACATCCTGAAGAAGCATGCTGCAGACCAGGCCAGGAAAGTTGTGAGCTGCCATGAGTCTAATGCTCAGGAAGAAGACCCTCACACCATCTATCTGGAGTTTGAGCCCTCCCATTACCAGTGCTTTGAGAACTGCGGCTCCTTAAAACTCTCAGTGACCCGTCATGGTGGAGACAGTGGCTGCACAGTTAAGGTAATGTTTGAATCAACAATTTCATAATTGTACTTTGATGATTTATGTCATTGTACTGTAATCACAGTATATGGATATGATATAACTGTCCATGGCCAGAAACCCTCATGAAAGTTACAACAGCAAGACAAGACTCTCAAAgctattttaaataataacaacacCTAAGAGAGCCACTATTTCTGTTATTTAAACCCTTCAGCTGATAATATCAGCACAGGAAATAAGTAAAAAATTACTAATATTGTGCCACATTATGGTCTACATATCATGTTAAGCACACAAATGTTttccagatgtctatttgatgagTTTCCACCtggaagattttttttaacattattttctcatCTGCAAGATTACATTCTGCAgatatctttgagatgtttatgatttagagtgcaatgctttccagatgatACACTCTTTAACAGACATCTTGgagatgtacagtatgtgtgtttacAGTATACAATCTTACACCTGCATCTAAAACAGACTGCatgtattacaattattattactttttcataCATTGTACCTCACaggaatataaaaatatttattgcattCTCAACACTTTATCTATATGACTGTACAAACTGTTCCTGTTTCTAGGTTGACTATCGCACAGAGGATGGCACAGCTAATGCTGGATCAGACTATGAATTCGCCGAGGGCACCCTTGTTTTTAAACCAGGTGAGACGGTGAAGGAGCTGACAGTTGGTGTGATTGACGATGACATATTTGAGGAAGATGAGCATTTCTATGTACACCTCAGCAACCCTCGGGTTGTCCACCGTGCTGAGGTCGCCATCCTCGATCCGAATGCCGTGTCTCCAGGCAACAGCATTATAGGGTCCAGCCAAGTTACCCCTAAAGCCGCTCTGGGTACTGCTCACACTGCCACGGTGACCATCTACGATGATGACCACGCTGGTATCTTCACGTTCGAGAGCAATTCCTCacgagtgagtgagagtgtgggCATCATGCAGGTGAAGGTCCACAGAACATCTGGAGCTCGAGGGAAGGTTGCAGTACCGTACCACATCACAGAGGGCACCGCCAAGGCTGGAGAAGACTATGAGGATGTGGCTGGCAAACTGGAGTTCCTCAATGATGAGACCATGTAAGTGAAATATTTGTTAGTATTTACAACTCtaaatatgatttataaataatttgtcTAGTGTGCAATTAAGGATTTAAATGAGAAAGGTGCTCTCCGTCACTGCCAGTGCTGATTGTAGCAGATGTTTGCAAACAGAATATGTTTGTGTGCCGGATTAGGCAAGAAGGAAACTTGTCATTATAAATTTAGCTCATGGTTGCATTACAATTTGTATACTTCTACTTTACGCTAAAAGCATGAACTTCAGTAGTGATGGCAAAGTACATACATTTGAGTATGTACAAGATGTACCTCAACATCATTAAATTAGCCCTTTTTCCACATTCAGTCCCAGTACTTTCCCCTTAGTAACTTTCTATATGAGAAATCTAATGAGAAATCTTAAGAGAAATGGCACACCTGAGGAGACGTTTGCCttttgcattcacacacacacacacacacacacacacacacacacacacacgcacacacacacacacatgttgtgtttccatgttttatggggactttccatagacataatggtttttatgctgtacaaactttatattctatcccctaatcctaaccctacccctaaacctaaccctcacagaaaacgttctgcatttttatattttcaaaaaacataatttagtatgatttataagctgttttcctcatggggaccgacaaaatgtccccacaaggtcaaaaatttcgggttttactatccttatggggacatttggtccccacaaagtgataaatacacgctcacacacacacacacacacacacacacacacacacacacacacacacacacacacacacacacacacacacaaaaaaaaagaaccccCTTCCCCCTACTGACATCATCTAGTGTCGACCATTTTTTCCCAACATTGTTTGCATGTGCGATTCTATAGTAGCAACAACAAGGATGAAGGATGGCCTTTTGTTGGGGCTGTTTTACACAAactgtgtcttcaggttacagtctATACACCGGGCACGTGAGCTGTACGTGCAGTGCTGCAATCCCAGAAGCCGTAGTGAGAGGAGAGACAAGGAGCTCAGTCTATTTTAACCATGCAGCACAcgctaaactcagcaaaaaacatgttgaaaatgcactataaacctatttatcaataCAATCTTAAattaaaggcttttatgactcaacataaacTACTGTACTACCTATTGACATAAAAAAGATGCCTTGATGCAAGTTAACCAGGCAGTAACAGGCATGCAACACTTTCCTCGTGTAAATTAGATTTCATGACAGTTACAGTAAGTTTATAATAGATTTCAATTACCCACTCTCAATAAACATCTTATTATTTATGTCCATTATCCCAGGAAAAGTTtaatgtagtaatccagaaatcactatAGTTAAATAGGACATGCTATGAAAACTCAAAAGCGGATCTCCTGTTGAAGTCACGCTGCAGCTCGGCTCACCCCCTTGCACACACATAATATGTAAAACAGGAAATTCTCTTTGAATACTTTGTtggtttaattttgttatttttttctgttatatGATTTGGAAAGTTAGCGCAATCTTCTGAGTAGCAAGTTAACAGCTACATGTTTGTTTACTCATGCTGACTCTTTGTGTTTCTAATTGCTTTGTGTGTCATACGTGTTTGACCATTACACAGGTTGCAGCTCCTCCCACAGTCCCTCTTCTCCCGATGAAGTACTTACACCAGTGTAGGAGCCAAAAACTCCCTCTAAAGTCCCTCTTATCGGCTAAAGGACTATAAAAGAGATGAAAAGTAGTTCAGAGGAAAAGTGAAAAATGGGTTTAGTTCCTGCAATGGGAAAGGTCCTATTGTGCCTTGATACCAACCTTTGTTGCATTATGTTGGATACATacctaaaaaaactaaaatattattaaGAAAAACAAACCCTGCTAGAAATGGTAAACCAGGCTCTTTTGGCATACTATTATTAGTACACAATGTTTTAGGACCCACTACTCCTAACCATGTACAGTTGCCCCAAAATATATTTAGGTACAAGCCACACTTGTATGCACCTGAAGGGTATGGGCCCTTCTCCTTCTCCTTCTCTTCTGGGCAGTAAGAAAAAatttatgaatttcattgcactagataaaatataacaccaagtggcatctgcaaacaaatgtaaGACCTTTTATCTGAGACAACTTTTCGGAgctatttttacattacattttaccaTCTGGTCCAGaggaagtcagttcccctcatgtTTACACAGATGTTCCCTGCAGACATATGGACATGTTTCATCAgtctgacaaccagaaagtgtcacaATACCTTTTTCTTAATTTTGAATAGCATATCTATTGTTATATAATATCTAACAAggaacattttagattttttttttcttgaaaagaaattcatacattttaaagtgtgcttCAAGTGTTAAGAAGACTTTTAGGTCTACCGCATTGTAACAAATTGGGCTTACCCTTATCAATATACTCAATAGTTACCTCAAAGGTTCGGAGAATCTGGGGTAGTCCAAAAAGTTTCAAATTGTTCAAACTTAGTAAACACAACAAATGAGGAGGCACATaagaaaacatgaattatgatGCTGCAACAAAACTACAAACACACAGCACCATAAACCAAAAcaagtgtatatatttataaatatcccATAGAGTGAGTCCAATTGAGTGATACATGATTAAATCCCAGAGTCCAACAAAAATGGTCTTCTCTTGGAAATAGGGTCTGCTTCAAGTAATCCACAAAGCTTAATCCACAAGTCAATTCCAAGAAAGAGAAAAGTTGTTTTTACTGGCAACAGGCCCCAACACAGTTAATCCTCCATTTGTTTTTTGACTCTCTCCTCAAAATGGCTACCCCATGTCCTGATAAGCCATGCGGCTTATATATGAGTCCAAAATAGGAGTCCTTCCTGTTCTTAACAGGAAGCAAAAACAGTTTGAATAAAAGTCCCACTGATAAATATGTAAGCAGTACTGCCACaccctatacgcatactacgcagtctgcgtagggcaccaactccctaggggggcaacatcttaccctaggagggcaccagaaagtccaccggctgcccttactcgcatgatatacattattcaaggacccgaaagcagttgcggaacacagacgatcgcttcacgctcatttCACGTGAACCCCATAAATTTGGCCTGCATgtaagtaaataatttaaatgaagtCCAACTAATTTTTCCGCCAGTAAAACTGTGTAAAACGTGTGTGCATGTAGGTAAATAACCCTAATGTGGCAGTTTCACAGTGTAATTATAACaataacattattaacattataTAGAACACATAGTATGCAAGACTACATACATTCAAACACTAAAACAGAAATAGATGATAGCCTGGTATAGCATATTTTCCATATATATGAGCCTCACATAGAGCGTTAGAGCCGGAAAGAGAACAGATAAAGAACAAGAGATAAAGTTGAAAGCTAGCGATGTGTCAAGACTGGCAGTGAGCCAGAGAGGGTGAGATGCAGAATGATAAAGATGCTGAATATTTTCTCAACCCTGAAGATCGATATTGACCTGCACATCAAGCACACAGCGCTGCTGTGGATCTCAGGTGAGCAGGTCAACTGTAAAAGAGAACATGCTGGAAGCAGAGACAGGAAGGTGGGTGTTGTAAACGGTGCCGTGCTTGTCAAGTTGTAGGTAAATAACTTAAATAGCTGTTGGGGTGAATGTAGCATTCTGAGTCATAGCTGGAGTGCATTTACATGAAACAAATGACTTATCTGACAGATCGAGTCATGTGTTAAAAAATGGAGAAGTTCCAGCAGTTTGTATGATAGGACAAGGAACAATTTGACCGCATATATATTCACAAGTACACTGTGGTACTAATCACGATTTGGTCATATTCTgtacatttaatgtaaatgtacaaccACATTGCCATAAccaattttattttcttccaaatATTTGAAGAAGACAGCTGGAATGTGCACTTTTTTTATTCAGAATGTtgggtcatgtaaacaccttattcAGCATGCCCACCA
This window harbors:
- the slc8a4a gene encoding solute carrier family 8 member 4a isoform X2, with product MFLGMSIIADRFMSSIEVITSQEKEITIKKPNGETTTATIRIWNETVSNLTLMALGSSAPEILLSVIEVCGHKFEAGHMGPSTIVGSAAFNMFIIIAICVYVVPDGEVRKIKHLRVFFVTAAWSIFAYIWLYLILAIISPGVVEVWEAVLTFLFFPLCVVQAWIADRRLLFYKYVHKRYRADKNRGIIIETEGDGMFTKMDMEMDGQGANSHHKEVLDGMLAGVEEGGGGGGGGEEEEARREMARTLKDLKQRHPEKDMEQLIEMANYQVLVQQQKSRAFYRIQATRMMIGAGNILKKHAADQARKVVSCHESNAQEEDPHTIYLEFEPSHYQCFENCGSLKLSVTRHGGDSGCTVKVDYRTEDGTANAGSDYEFAEGTLVFKPGETVKELTVGVIDDDIFEEDEHFYVHLSNPRVVHRAEVAILDPNAVSPGNSIIGSSQVTPKAALGTAHTATVTIYDDDHAGIFTFESNSSRVSESVGIMQVKVHRTSGARGKVAVPYHITEGTAKAGEDYEDVAGKLEFLNDETMKMLEVKIIDDEEYEKNKTFTIHLGEPVLLEIGQKHDFPCFSLTGDSNDNKPVVGAEEEEVAKMGCPSLGEHTKQEVVIEESYEFKNTVDKLIKKTNLALVVGSSSWREQFVSAVTVSAGQCDDDEEESGEERLPSCFDYIMHFLTVFWKVLFAFVPPTEYWNGWACFIVSITLIGVLTAVTGDLASHFGCTVGLKDTVTAVVFVALGTSVPDTFASKVAAIQDQYADASIGNVTGSNAVNVFLGIGVAWTIAAVYWHSQGKSFQVPPGSLAFSVTLFTILALVCVLILLYRRRPSVSGGELGGPRTAKLITAAFFISLWLIYIMLSSLEAYCHVPGF
- the slc8a4a gene encoding solute carrier family 8 member 4a isoform X5, with product MFLGMSIIADRFMSSIEVITSQEKEITIKKPNGETTTATIRIWNETVSNLTLMALGSSAPEILLSVIEVCGHKFEAGHMGPSTIVGSAAFNMFIIIAICVYVVPDGEVRKIKHLRVFFVTAAWSIFAYIWLYLILAIISPGVVEVWEAVLTFLFFPLCVVQAWIADRRLLFYKYVHKRYRADKNRGIIIETEGDGMFTKMDMEMDGQGANSHHKEVLDGMLAGVEEGGGGGGGGEEEEARREMARTLKDLKQRHPEKDMEQLIEMANYQVLVQQQKSRAFYRIQATRMMIGAGNILKKHAADQARKVVSCHESNAQEEDPHTIYLEFEPSHYQCFENCGSLKLSVTRHGGDSGCTVKVDYRTEDGTANAGSDYEFAEGTLVFKPGETVKELTVGVIDDDIFEEDEHFYVHLSNPRVVHRAEVAILDPNAVSPGNSIIGSSQVTPKAALGTAHTATVTIYDDDHAGIFTFESNSSRVSESVGIMQVKVHRTSGARGKVAVPYHITEGTAKAGEDYEDVAGKLEFLNDETMKMLEVKIIDDEEYEKNKTFTIHLGEPVLLEIGQKHGRFSLTGDSNDNKPVVGAEEEEVAKMGCPSLGEHTKQEVVIEESYEFKNTVDKLIKKTNLALVVGSSSWREQFVSAVTVSAGQCDDDEEESGEERLPSCFDYIMHFLTVFWKVLFAFVPPTEYWNGWACFIVSITLIGVLTAVTGDLASHFGCTVGLKDTVTAVVFVALGTSVPDTFASKVAAIQDQYADASIGNVTGSNAVNVFLGIGVAWTIAAVYWHSQGKSFQVPPGSLAFSVTLFTILALVCVLILLYRRRPSVSGGELGGPRTAKLITAAFFISLWLIYIMLSSLEAYCHVPGF
- the slc8a4a gene encoding solute carrier family 8 member 4a isoform X4, with protein sequence MFLGMSIIADRFMSSIEVITSQEKEITIKKPNGETTTATIRIWNETVSNLTLMALGSSAPEILLSVIEVCGHKFEAGHMGPSTIVGSAAFNMFIIIAICVYVVPDGEVRKIKHLRVFFVTAAWSIFAYIWLYLILAIISPGVVEVWEAVLTFLFFPLCVVQAWIADRRLLFYKYVHKRYRADKNRGIIIETEGDGMFTKMDMEMDGQGANSHHKEVLDGMLAGVEEGGGGGGGGEEEEARREMARTLKDLKQRHPEKDMEQLIEMANYQVLVQQQKSRAFYRIQATRMMIGAGNILKKHAADQARKVVSCHESNAQEEDPHTIYLEFEPSHYQCFENCGSLKLSVTRHGGDSGCTVKVDYRTEDGTANAGSDYEFAEGTLVFKPGETVKELTVGVIDDDIFEEDEHFYVHLSNPRVVHRAEVAILDPNAVSPGNSIIGSSQVTPKAALGTAHTATVTIYDDDHAGIFTFESNSSRVSESVGIMQVKVHRTSGARGKVAVPYHITEGTAKAGEDYEDVAGKLEFLNDETMKMLEVKIIDDEEYEKNKTFTIHLGEPVLLEIGQKHDFPCFSLTGDSNDNKPVVGAEEEEVAKMGCPSLGEHTKQEVVIEESYEFKNTVDKLIKKTNLALVVGSSSWREQFVSAVTVSAGDDDEEESGEERLPSCFDYIMHFLTVFWKVLFAFVPPTEYWNGWACFIVSITLIGVLTAVTGDLASHFGCTVGLKDTVTAVVFVALGTSVPDTFASKVAAIQDQYADASIGNVTGSNAVNVFLGIGVAWTIAAVYWHSQGKSFQVPPGSLAFSVTLFTILALVCVLILLYRRRPSVSGGELGGPRTAKLITAAFFISLWLIYIMLSSLEAYCHVPGF
- the slc8a4a gene encoding solute carrier family 8 member 4a isoform X6; this encodes MFLGMSIIADRFMSSIEVITSQEKEITIKKPNGETTTATIRIWNETVSNLTLMALGSSAPEILLSVIEVCGHKFEAGHMGPSTIVGSAAFNMFIIIAICVYVVPDGEVRKIKHLRVFFVTAAWSIFAYIWLYLILAIISPGVVEVWEAVLTFLFFPLCVVQAWIADRRLLFYKYVHKRYRADKNRGIIIETEGDGMFTKMDMEMDGQGANSHHKEVLDGMLAGVEEGGGGGGGGEEEEARREMARTLKDLKQRHPEKDMEQLIEMANYQVLVQQQKSRAFYRIQATRMMIGAGNILKKHAADQARKVVSCHESNAQEEDPHTIYLEFEPSHYQCFENCGSLKLSVTRHGGDSGCTVKVDYRTEDGTANAGSDYEFAEGTLVFKPGETVKELTVGVIDDDIFEEDEHFYVHLSNPRVVHRAEVAILDPNAVSPGNSIIGSSQVTPKAALGTAHTATVTIYDDDHAGIFTFESNSSRVSESVGIMQVKVHRTSGARGKVAVPYHITEGTAKAGEDYEDVAGKLEFLNDETMKMLEVKIIDDEEYEKNKTFTIHLGEPVLLEIGQKHGFSLTGDSNDNKPVVGAEEEEVAKMGCPSLGEHTKQEVVIEESYEFKNTVDKLIKKTNLALVVGSSSWREQFVSAVTVSAGQCDDDEEESGEERLPSCFDYIMHFLTVFWKVLFAFVPPTEYWNGWACFIVSITLIGVLTAVTGDLASHFGCTVGLKDTVTAVVFVALGTSVPDTFASKVAAIQDQYADASIGNVTGSNAVNVFLGIGVAWTIAAVYWHSQGKSFQVPPGSLAFSVTLFTILALVCVLILLYRRRPSVSGGELGGPRTAKLITAAFFISLWLIYIMLSSLEAYCHVPGF
- the slc8a4a gene encoding solute carrier family 8 member 4a isoform X3 — translated: MFLGMSIIADRFMSSIEVITSQEKEITIKKPNGETTTATIRIWNETVSNLTLMALGSSAPEILLSVIEVCGHKFEAGHMGPSTIVGSAAFNMFIIIAICVYVVPDGEVRKIKHLRVFFVTAAWSIFAYIWLYLILAIISPGVVEVWEAVLTFLFFPLCVVQAWIADRRLLFYKYVHKRYRADKNRGIIIETEGDGMFTKMDMEMDGQGANSHHKEVLDGMLAGVEEGGGGGGGGEEEEARREMARTLKDLKQRHPEKDMEQLIEMANYQVLVQQQKSRAFYRIQATRMMIGAGNILKKHAADQARKVVSCHESNAQEEDPHTIYLEFEPSHYQCFENCGSLKLSVTRHGGDSGCTVKVDYRTEDGTANAGSDYEFAEGTLVFKPGETVKELTVGVIDDDIFEEDEHFYVHLSNPRVVHRAEVAILDPNAVSPGNSIIGSSQVTPKAALGTAHTATVTIYDDDHAGIFTFESNSSRVSESVGIMQVKVHRTSGARGKVAVPYHITEGTAKAGEDYEDVAGKLEFLNDETMKMLEVKIIDDEEYEKNKTFTIHLGEPVLLEIGQKHGDSNDNKPVVGAEEEEVAKMGCPSLGEHTKQEVVIEESYEFKNTVDKLIKKTNLALVVGSSSWREQFVSAVTVSAGQCDDDEEESGEERLPSCFDYIMHFLTVFWKVLFAFVPPTEYWNGWACFIVSITLIGVLTAVTGDLASHFGCTVGLKDTVTAVVFVALGTSVPDTFASKVAAIQDQYADASIGNVTGSNAVNVFLGIGVAWTIAAVYWHSQGKSFQVPPGSLAFSVTLFTILALVCVLILLYRRRPSVSGGELGGPRTAKLITAAFFISLWLIYIMLSSLEAYCHVPGF